A region of the Nocardia asteroides genome:
CCCAGCGCACGATGAAGGCCGCGGTGGTGGCCGAACAGTTGCGACGGGTGGCCGGTATCGAGCGCGAAGTGCTGGTGGAGCCGATCGGACCCCCGGACGCGGTCGGCGGATGGCGTACGCGGGTACGGCTCGCGGTCGACGCGCACGGCCGCGCGGGAGTACATCGTTATCGCAGCACCGACGTGATCGCGGATCTGCGGTGCCCGCAACCGGTCGCGGGGGCACTGGAGGGAATCGCCGACCGGCAGTGGACGCCGGGCGCGGACTTGGTCATCGCGGTGGACGGTGACGGGATCCGGCACGTCGTCGAGCTGGCGCCCGCCGCCGAGGCCGAGCCGGTCAGCCGGGGCGGGGATCGGCGCGGCCCCGGCGGGAGTGGGCGGCGATCGGAGACCGGTGGTCCGGACCGGCGTGAACGCGCCGGAAGCGGTCGGCGTGAGCGGCCGCACGGCCGCGATCAGCGTGGGGGACGGCGTGGCGGCGGCGGAGCGTGGGCCGGCGCGGACAACCGGCGCGACGGCAGGCGCGAGGCGTCCGCGCGACGTGCCGCGGCGCACGCGGCGCGTGACGAGTGGGTGTTCGAGGGAAGCGGCCGCGCGGTCGAGTACGTGGCTGGTCGCCGGTGGGAGGTCGCGGCGACGGGCTTCTGGCAGGCACATCGCGGTGCGGCGCAACGCTATTCGGATCTGATCGCGCAGTGGTCGGACCTCGGGCCGGGCGGGCGGGCCTGGGATCTCTACAGCGGCGCGGGGGTCTTCGCCGCGCGCCTGGGCGAGCAGACCGGGCGGACCGGGGTGGTGCTGGCGGTGGAATCCGCGCGGCCCG
Encoded here:
- a CDS encoding TRAM domain-containing protein, coding for MNDRRTRTFEVRLGPPGHGGFCVARHEGRVVFVRHGLPGELVRVRVTEDRGGSFCRADAVEVLEASPDRVPAICPVSGPGGAGCCDFSFATPTAQRTMKAAVVAEQLRRVAGIEREVLVEPIGPPDAVGGWRTRVRLAVDAHGRAGVHRYRSTDVIADLRCPQPVAGALEGIADRQWTPGADLVIAVDGDGIRHVVELAPAAEAEPVSRGGDRRGPGGSGRRSETGGPDRRERAGSGRRERPHGRDQRGGRRGGGGAWAGADNRRDGRREASARRAAAHAARDEWVFEGSGRAVEYVAGRRWEVAATGFWQAHRGAAQRYSDLIAQWSDLGPGGRAWDLYSGAGVFAARLGEQTGRTGVVLAVESARPAVADGSAALRDLPWVELRAQRVERWVLEHVGAAAPDVVVLDPPRAGAGKEVVGAVTASGPARIIHVGCDPASFARDLGLYQAAGYRLADLRAFDAFPATHHVECLALLRR